A stretch of Ipomoea triloba cultivar NCNSP0323 chromosome 11, ASM357664v1 DNA encodes these proteins:
- the LOC115997112 gene encoding pentatricopeptide repeat-containing protein At1g02150-like, giving the protein MLLHPVTTTAAPLNRRRLSFSSSIPNLLQFPSGFSSLTLKRQKSTAITCASISQVHSYGTVDYEKRPMPNWGIIYKRISMIEYPQKGASTVLNQCENEGKTISRLELLFVIRKLRKFRRHKLALEVCEWMNDRAERYKITTSDTAIQLDLISKVHGISNAEKYFLTLPNSLKDRRIYGSLLNAYVRVGMKEKAESLFDEMRNKGYTRNTLPYNLMLNLYMKVKDYDKLDSMICEMDQKNIWYNIFTYHILLSSHGYRGSIEMMERTFEKMRLDTRINPNWSTYGIMASVYIKTGELGKAEECLKKMKCIITGRDRTPYHHLFSLYAGVGNKEEVFRIWNVYKSNFPFIPNSSYHSIISSLLRLDDVEDAENIFDEWLSAKSRYDPRVANLLLVCYVRKGLFERAEGFLAQIIDAGVKPNPKTWEILADGHIKERRISDALSCLNEAVSAEGSKNWRPWPATISSFFNLCELENDMESKELLIEVLKQAGCLHPEDYVSHIPTPNGTNTNNEPDTWEDTFLDDNDDESAELLLGELHGSL; this is encoded by the exons ATGTTGCTCCACCCCGTCACCACCACCGCAGCGCCACTTAACCGCCGCCGTCTTTCGTTCTCATCATCCATCCCCAATTTGCTCCAATTCCCTTCTGGCTTCTCAAGCTTAACTCTGAAGAGGCAGAAGAGCACAGCAATCACATGCGCTTCCATTTCGCAAGTCCACAGCTATGGCACTGTCGACTACGAGAAGCGGCCAATGCCCAATTGGGGCATCATTTACAAGAGAATATCCATGATTGAATACCCGCAGAAGGGCGCTTCTACTGTGCTAAACCAGTGTGAGAATGAAGGCAAGACGATTTCAAGACTCGAGCTTTTGTTCGTCATTAGGAAGCTCCGCAAGTTCAGGCGACACAAGCTTGCTCTCGAG GTGTGTGAGTGGATGAATGATAGAGCAGAGAGATATAAAATAACCACCAGTGACACTGCTATTCAATTAGATTTGATTTCCAAAGTGCATGGAATCTCCAATGCTGAGAAGTACTTCCTGACCCTGCCAAATTCGCTAAAGGACAGACGAATATATGGGTCGCTTTTGAATGCGTATGTTCGTGTTGGAATGAAGGAGAAGGCTGAATCTTTGTTCGATGAAATGAGAAACAAGGGTTATACTCGGAATACGCTTCCTTATAATTTGATGTTGAACCTTTACATGAAAGTTAAGGATTATGACAAGTTGGATAGTATGATATGCGAAATGGACCAGAAAAATATTTGGTACAACATATTTACGTATCATATCTTGTTGTCGTCCCATGGATACCGAGGGTCGATAGAGATGATGGAACGAACGTTTGAGAAGATGAGGCTGGACACGAGGATCAATCCGAACTGGAGTACGTATGGCATAATGGCTTCGGTGTATATCAAGACGGGCGAGTTGGGAAAAGCCGAAGAGTGCTTGAAAAAGATGAAGTGTATAATCACGGGTCGGGATCGTACCCCTTATCATCATCTCTTTAGTCTTTATGCGGGTGTTGGTAACAAGGAGGAGGTATTCCGGATATGGAATGTCTACAAGTCGAATTTTCCCTTCATTCCGAACTCGAGCTACCATTCAATAATCTCGTCTTTGCTGAGATTGGATGATGTTGAAGATGCGGAAAACATATTCGATGAATGGTTGTCAGCAAAGTCGAGATACGATCCCCGAGTGGCGAATCTTCTGCTGGTTTGCTATGTGAGGAAGGGGCTATTCGAGAGGGCCGAAGGTTTCTTGGCCCAAATAATAGATGCTGGGGTAAAACCGAACCCTAAGACATGGGAGATTCTTGCCGATGGGCATATCAAAGAGAGGAGAATATCCGACGCTTTGTCCTGCTTGAACGAGGCTGTTTCAGCCGAGGGATCTAAAAACTGGAGACCGTGGCCTGCAACTATATCTTCTTTTTTCAACCTTTGTGAGCTAGAAAACGATATGGAAAGTAAGGAGTTACTGATCGAGGTGTTGAAGCAAGCCGGGTGTCTTCATCCCGAGGACTACGTGTCTCATATCCCGACACCCAATGGCACGAATACTAACAACGAGCCAGACACATGGGAGGACACATTCCTGGATGACAATGACGACGAAAGTGCTGAGCTCCTTCTCGGTGAACTACACGGGAGCTTATGA